ACACCGTCAGGAATGATGACGATATCACCGGGTTTAATCTTGGTATCGAAAGCAAGACCGTTATATGAAAGGATGTCATCAAAATCTGCTTTATATTTGGTGGTGATAGACTGCAAAGTATCACCTGACTTAACGACATGACGTACACCAGAGATCGGTAGGATAACAAGTTCTTGACCTTCTTTTATCAAACCTCCTTTTATATCATTAGCCCAGACAATAGTATTGCTAGAGACACCAAACATCTCGGCAATCTCACTTAAGGTATCACCCCCTCGCACAACATAAATACTAATCTCACCGGTACCAGACTTGCCGAGGTCCACGAACACCTCACTGTCACTGCCATTAGATTCGAGAGCCGTACTGTCAACAATGGCAATTTCTGCTCCCCCTGTGCCAGTAGGATTAATATTCAAATAACCCTCCAAGAGGCTCATGGTCTGGGAATTGCCTGCTTCTAGCACTTCCGGTACAAGCAAAATCTCTTCCCCTGCGTAAACAAAGAGGGGAAGAGCTAGAGTAAGGAGTATATATTTGACCGTTCTTTTACTAATAGAGTAAGGTTAAACTGCTCAACTAAGCCGTAAAATCTGTGCTTTCTTACCGTATCTAATCCATTATACCCTCATATGATATAGTGTCCAGCATGTCGAAGCTCTCTAATCCACACGCTCTCGGACTCAATTCTGAACAACAAAAAGCAGTAAAAGCTACCGAAGGGCCGGTACTCATCTTAGCCGGCGCAGGCGCCGGTAAGACTAAAACCATTGCCGAGAGAATACGCCACCTTGTTTACACGGGTGTCGCCCCTTCAGCTATTTTGGCCATTACCTTTACCAACAAAGCAGCTAGAGAAATGCGAGAGCGAGTTGAAACTGGCCTTAGAAATGATCCAGCTATTAATAGACCGGTATCTATGTCTGAACGACCTTTCGTCAGCACTTTCCACTCCCTCGGAGTGCATATTTTACGCGAACAATCTGCTCACGTTGGAGTAAAGAGACATTTTACTATTTTCGACCGAGATGATAGCAAGAAGGCAGTGAGAGAAGCTCTTTTAACTCTTGGGCTTGACCCGAAGACACACGATCCAGCTCGTCTAATGGGCGTGATCTCAAGAGAAAAGGGCGGGGGCACAACCGCACAAGAATATCGCGAGAGAAATGAACGTGGATTCTTGCGAGACGTGGTAGTTCAAGTCTGGCCGGAATACGAAAAGATTTTATCGAGAGACAACGCACTCGACTTCGATGATCTACTTTTAAAAACTATGAGTCTCTTGAGTGAGAACTCGGCAGTAAGAAATTATTATCAAAATATTTGGCGCTATATTCATATCGATGAATATCAGGACACCAATCGTGTCCAGTATGAAATTTCTAAAATGTTAGTGGGTGATAAGAGAAATATTTGCGTGGTTGGAGACATTGATCAAAATATTTATTCTTGGCGTGGCGCGGATATAAAAAATATTTTAGATTTTGAAAAAGATTATCCGAATGCAGAAGTTATCACTTTGGAAGAAAATTATCGCTCTACCAAAACTATTTTGGAGGCGGCCAATACTATTATAGAAAAAAATAAAATTCGTCGTAAGAAAAATCTTTTCACCACAAACTCTGAAGGGGAGAAGATTGGTTTGTTTCAGGGGTTCGACGAAATAAGTGAGGCAGAATTTGTCGCCGAACAAACAGAAAAATTAATCAAGAAAGGAGTTTCAGCAGAAGAAATAGCGGTGCTCTATAGAGCAAACTTCCAATCACGAGTACTGGAAGAAGCTTTCATGAACCACGGTCTTCCTTATCAGATTTTAGGTACTCGTTTTTTTGAACGTAAAGAGATTAAGGATAT
This genomic stretch from Candidatus Paceibacterota bacterium harbors:
- a CDS encoding LysM peptidoglycan-binding domain-containing protein; protein product: MLVPEVLEAGNSQTMSLLEGYLNINPTGTGGAEIAIVDSTALESNGSDSEVFVDLGKSGTGEISIYVVRGGDTLSEIAEMFGVSSNTIVWANDIKGGLIKEGQELVILPISGVRHVVKSGDTLQSITTKYKADFDDILSYNGLAFDTKIKPGDIVIIPDGV
- a CDS encoding UvrD-helicase domain-containing protein translates to MSKLSNPHALGLNSEQQKAVKATEGPVLILAGAGAGKTKTIAERIRHLVYTGVAPSAILAITFTNKAAREMRERVETGLRNDPAINRPVSMSERPFVSTFHSLGVHILREQSAHVGVKRHFTIFDRDDSKKAVREALLTLGLDPKTHDPARLMGVISREKGGGTTAQEYRERNERGFLRDVVVQVWPEYEKILSRDNALDFDDLLLKTMSLLSENSAVRNYYQNIWRYIHIDEYQDTNRVQYEISKMLVGDKRNICVVGDIDQNIYSWRGADIKNILDFEKDYPNAEVITLEENYRSTKTILEAANTIIEKNKIRRKKNLFTTNSEGEKIGLFQGFDEISEAEFVAEQTEKLIKKGVSAEEIAVLYRANFQSRVLEEAFMNHGLPYQILGTRFFERKEIKDIIAYLRSALNPDSLSDLKRIINVPARGIGKTTVLKIFSGDEATLASAMKIKLASFRSLLKEIEQISKEKKPSETLSFIIKKSGLEQEWKEGGDEGRARLENAYELVNFASRYDPPRLDEQGRVEAGHLPPEEGILNFLADAALQSDQDELKEEQKAVRLMTVHASKGLEFDTVFISGLEDGLFPHERMNEERVRPEEREEERRLFYVALTRARKKVFLSYAETRTMFGNRQVNIPSGFIFDIPETLVEEEVGDEYNVSRKPLLEIDF